The genomic segment GTACCTGTTGTTTGGGCCGCACCACCAACTTCCTTGAGGACCCTAAGGAATAGGGGTTGTGCGTAACGAGGCAGTGATGACTTGACGTGGCCTGCCAGGCTGCGGAACACGGTCTTGTCGGGCTGCTTGTCAAAGGCGATGGCCACACAGCCGGCTCGTCCGTCATGATGGGGGAGCTCAACACCGTACACGTTGGCCTCACGCACAGAAGGGTGGCGACCGACGGCTTCGCTGACTTCGACTGTCGACACGTTTTCTGACTTCCAGCGGAACGTATCACCAATGCGGTCCATGAAGTACATGCGGCCGTCTGCGTCCCACCGAGTAACGTCGCCGGTGCGGAACCATGCATCGCCAGGCTTGAAGACCCCACGCATGATTTTGGACGATGTTGCATTCTCGTTTCCATAATATCCTTGGAAGCGTTGGCTAATATTTTCCGGGTCCAGCTTGCAGATCAGCTCGCCGGGTTCACCAGGCTTGACCTTGGTGCAGAATCCCGTCGCGGCATCTCGTTTAGGTAGATCTGTTGCCCAATCTAACTCAACAAGTGACAGATTCAGTGACTGCAAGCCGCCATACAGTAGACCGCTGCGGCCAATTGCACCCGCTGTATGGTCATTGCGGCTAAGGTTCCACAGTCCAAAGGGCCCTTCGGTGGCGGCGTAGAATTCGAGGATGGTGTCAACGCCAAACCGTTCCTTGAACTGGTTCCAGATGTCGGGGCGCAGACCGTTGCCGAATGCCGCTGTGACCTTGTGTTTCTTGTCGATACACTCGCCAGTGACGGGATCATACTGAGGAGGTGCAGCAAGCAGATATCGTAGAGTCTCGCCAACATATTGAACAATGGTGGCATTGGAGGCTCGTACTTCGTCCCAAAACACCTTGGTGGAGAATTTGCGGCCGATAGCTTGTGTGCTGCCTGCTAGCAAGGTAGAACAAAAGGAGAGTAAGGATGCTGCCGAGTGATAAAGCGGCATAGACTACACGGATAAGGAATCTGATTAGTATAATTGGACGGTGTAGCTCGCAgcaaaaaaacaaaatgctTACCGTGTACATGATATCGTTACCCCCACGAGCAAGAAGTGTCTCCACAATCGTGCCTCCTGCAATAACCTTGGCCCACGAGACCACGGCAGGCTTGGGCAAACCGGTCGTTCCGGACGTGTAAATCAAAATAGCCAAGTTTGCCAGGTCATCCTCGATCAGGTCAGAGTCTGGTACGCGCACAGGAGGGGTAGCGGCTGCTTCGGCTTGAACTTCCGGCGTAAACATGACGAAGTTGACGTTGCCAAGCTCGGCCCGCACATCCTCGGTGACATTTGTGGCAACATTAGGGTCAACCAGGCAAATCTTGGATTTCGACGCCTTGATGCAGTGAGCCAATGATTTGCCCGTCAGGTTGTAGTTGATGAAGGCAGGCTTAGCACCAATACTCCAAAGTCCGAGCCAAACAAAGATGAAGGTATCAGAGTTCTCAAAATCCATGGCTACCACGTCTTTCGGCTTGATGCCGAAATTCTTCCGCAACCAGGTTCCATAGCGGATGGCCGTGTCGTGAACCTGAGCGTACGTGTGGTGACGACCCTCAAAAATGAGCAGGTCTTTGTTGGCTGTAGAAGGGTCCTTTGCGCGGTCTTCCAGGTTATGAAAGACAGACAAGTTGCCGCGGCGTTGGCGAAGAAACACTCGGCCAGCTGATTTGAAGGTCGATTTGAAGAGGAGATAATCATACCACAGAGAGGTTCTGGCGTTGATGTAGGcgaatgctgctgctgccgccggaGCTGCAACAACAAGGGGAACTGAGAAGAAGTCAGTAGACAGCCAGGATGCTGGGTTTGTAGCATGGGATGTAACGAACCTGGCATCGTGGGCAACAATGAACAGAAGGGACCTTTGAACGATGCAGTTGATTGCGGTTCAGTCACACGTCTCTGCTAGGGAACAGCAACCTTTCAGTGCTTAAGTGAATGAGAGTAAATGAGATTTGTCCTTCCCAGGAGGATGGCTATGGATGAATCACTTGTCACGCTTGCCCGGCTCAGTGTAAGGGGTGGAACAGTGCTaggtgttgttgaggagaagatgagCCGAGGCGGTTGGATAGCGTGGGGTAAAGCCAACCGTTGCCAGTTCGGGTGACTGCTTCGGGAGAAAGTATGCTCATGAAGTGAATGACCAGGCGGAAGAAAGCTCTAGGGTCTGCTGAGTTGGCCGCGGAAGAATGGCAGGTGGATAACGGAAACGAACAGGCCTTGGACAACTCAGTTGAGTGGCATGTAGCTTGGCCAAATGGACTCTTGTAGGGTTGCGTGGGCCGAGGAGCACTTTATTTGAGGAGCATCATAACGTCGATGCAGTATAGAATAGCTCGGACAGTAGGGGTTCTCCGAGGATGGAGCTAGATGACTTGTCTGGCCAATCTGATTTGCCCAGG from the Pochonia chlamydosporia 170 chromosome 6, whole genome shotgun sequence genome contains:
- a CDS encoding long-chain fatty acid transporter (similar to Neosartorya fischeri NRRL 181 XP_001257846.1), which encodes MPVPLVVAAPAAAAAFAYINARTSLWYDYLLFKSTFKSAGRVFLRQRRGNLSVFHNLEDRAKDPSTANKDLLIFEGRHHTYAQVHDTAIRYGTWLRKNFGIKPKDVVAMDFENSDTFIFVWLGLWSIGAKPAFINYNLTGKSLAHCIKASKSKICLVDPNVATNVTEDVRAELGNVNFVMFTPEVQAEAAATPPVRVPDSDLIEDDLANLAILIYTSGTTGLPKPAVVSWAKVIAGGTIVETLLARGGNDIMYTSMPLYHSAASLLSFCSTLLAGSTQAIGRKFSTKVFWDEVRASNATIVQYVGETLRYLLAAPPQYDPVTGECIDKKHKVTAAFGNGLRPDIWNQFKERFGVDTILEFYAATEGPFGLWNLSRNDHTAGAIGRSGLLYGGLQSLNLSLVELDWATDLPKRDAATGFCTKVKPGEPGELICKLDPENISQRFQGYYGNENATSSKIMRGVFKPGDAWFRTGDVTRWDADGRMYFMDRIGDTFRWKSENVSTVEVSEAVGRHPSVREANVYGVELPHHDGRAGCVAIAFDKQPDKTVFRSLAGHVKSSLPRYAQPLFLRVLKEVGGAAQTTGTMKQQKHLLRLAGVKPNNKKIDGELYWLKGDAYVPFQDNEWRELEAGRVKL